From one Nonomuraea polychroma genomic stretch:
- a CDS encoding SDR family oxidoreductase translates to MTNTALITGASRGLGLALARSLAASGWNLVLTARGADDLERVAAELGATAIPGDVTDPAHVERLARAAPELDLLVNNASDLGVTPLPPLAGYPLETFRALLETNVTAPLALVQATLPALRASSRGAVVNVTSDAATGAYEGWGGYGASKAALEQLSNVLAAEEPSVRVWWVDPGEMNTRMLADAVGAEEAAGAADPAKVAAALHDLVSSRPASGKVSLQ, encoded by the coding sequence ATGACGAACACCGCACTCATCACCGGCGCCTCCCGCGGCCTGGGTCTCGCGCTGGCGCGCTCGCTGGCCGCGTCCGGCTGGAACCTCGTCCTCACCGCCCGCGGGGCGGACGACCTGGAGAGGGTCGCGGCCGAGCTGGGCGCGACCGCGATCCCAGGCGACGTGACCGACCCGGCGCACGTCGAGCGGCTGGCCCGGGCGGCCCCGGAGCTGGACCTGCTGGTCAACAACGCCAGCGACCTGGGCGTGACGCCGCTGCCGCCGCTGGCGGGCTACCCGCTGGAAACGTTCAGAGCTCTGCTGGAGACGAACGTGACCGCTCCCCTCGCCCTCGTCCAGGCCACGCTGCCGGCGCTGCGCGCTTCCTCCCGCGGCGCCGTCGTGAACGTCACCTCGGACGCCGCCACCGGCGCGTACGAGGGCTGGGGCGGCTACGGGGCGAGCAAGGCAGCCCTGGAGCAACTGTCGAACGTGCTGGCCGCCGAGGAGCCCTCCGTTCGCGTCTGGTGGGTGGACCCCGGCGAGATGAACACCCGCATGCTGGCCGACGCCGTGGGCGCCGAGGAGGCGGCCGGCGCGGCCGACCCGGCGAAGGTGGCCGCGGCCCTGCACGACCTGGTGAGCTCCCGTCCGGCCAGCGGAAAAGTGAGCCTGCAATGA
- a CDS encoding GAF domain-containing sensor histidine kinase — translation MTADRDEILQAVSSAVLAVTRHLSVREVLQVIVRSAQRLLDARYAALGVPDDDGSFAEFVAEGITDKQWDAIGPLPRQHGMLGAMLRDGAPVRLPDLRKDPRFEWWPKAHPVMKDFLGVPIRDGEQVLGIIFLANKRTPGGGFTQEDQELLTLFAAHAAIALTNARLYERGRELAMLEERNRVARELHDAVTQKLFSLRLTAQAAGAMLTQDPGKAAVELERVQRLAGEALSELRAVIVELRPAELDRHGLSETLRKHVRMLDRLHPSLVAFECGELPPLDSAVEVAVLRVAQEALHNALRHSGAARVLVRMVYEDGKLVLTVSDDGSGFEQAESRGLGLVSMRDRAESVGGVMTVESAPGHGTTVRVEVGV, via the coding sequence GTGACGGCCGACCGAGACGAGATCCTGCAGGCGGTGAGCTCCGCGGTGCTCGCGGTCACCCGCCATCTGTCGGTCCGCGAGGTGCTGCAGGTCATCGTACGCTCGGCGCAGCGGCTGCTCGACGCCCGCTACGCCGCGCTCGGCGTGCCCGACGACGACGGGTCGTTCGCCGAGTTCGTCGCCGAGGGCATCACCGACAAGCAGTGGGACGCGATCGGGCCGCTGCCCCGGCAGCATGGCATGCTCGGCGCGATGCTCCGCGATGGCGCCCCCGTCCGGCTCCCCGACCTGCGCAAAGACCCCAGGTTCGAGTGGTGGCCGAAGGCGCATCCGGTGATGAAGGACTTCCTGGGCGTCCCCATCCGCGACGGCGAGCAGGTGCTCGGCATCATCTTCCTGGCCAACAAGCGCACGCCCGGCGGCGGCTTCACGCAGGAGGACCAGGAGCTGCTCACGTTGTTCGCCGCGCACGCCGCGATCGCGCTGACCAACGCCAGGCTCTACGAGCGCGGTCGCGAGCTGGCCATGCTGGAGGAACGCAACCGGGTGGCCAGAGAGCTGCACGACGCCGTCACGCAGAAGCTCTTCTCACTCCGGCTCACCGCCCAGGCCGCCGGGGCGATGCTGACGCAGGACCCCGGCAAGGCGGCCGTGGAGCTCGAACGTGTCCAGCGCCTGGCCGGCGAGGCCCTGTCGGAGCTGCGTGCCGTGATCGTGGAGCTCCGCCCGGCCGAGCTCGACCGGCACGGGCTGTCGGAGACGCTGCGCAAGCACGTCCGCATGCTCGACAGGCTCCATCCGTCCCTGGTCGCGTTCGAGTGCGGCGAGCTGCCGCCGCTGGATTCGGCGGTCGAGGTCGCGGTGTTGCGGGTGGCCCAGGAGGCGCTGCACAACGCGCTCAGGCACTCGGGAGCCGCCCGCGTCCTCGTACGGATGGTCTATGAGGACGGCAAGCTGGTGCTGACCGTCAGCGACGACGGCAGCGGGTTCGAGCAGGCGGAGTCACGCGGTCTCGGGCTGGTGTCGATGCGGGACAGGGCCGAGTCGGTCGGCGGCGTGATGACCGTCGAGTCGGCCCCCGGCCACGGGACCACGGTACGCGTGGAGGTGGGCGTTTGA
- a CDS encoding response regulator, with protein sequence MIRVLIADDHPVVRQGLRTFLDLQDDITVVGEAGDGEQAVELVGELAPDVLLLDLKMPVLDGLGTLERLAGTATRVVVLTSVSDRGDVAPAMRAGASGFLYKDVDPSALVQAVRAVHGGQVLLAPEAAEAMLSAGGAPDVPAPVPLTDREREVLALIAAGRSNREIARSLAVAEKTVKTHVSNVLMKLGVQDRTQAALYAVRHGLG encoded by the coding sequence TTGATCCGGGTGCTGATCGCCGACGATCATCCGGTGGTGCGGCAGGGGCTGCGGACGTTCCTCGACCTGCAGGACGACATCACGGTCGTCGGTGAGGCCGGCGACGGCGAACAGGCCGTCGAGCTGGTCGGAGAGCTGGCCCCCGACGTGCTGCTGCTGGATCTGAAGATGCCGGTGCTCGATGGCCTCGGCACGCTGGAGCGGCTGGCCGGCACCGCGACCAGGGTGGTCGTGCTGACGTCGGTGAGCGATCGGGGGGACGTGGCGCCGGCGATGCGCGCGGGCGCGTCCGGGTTCCTCTACAAGGACGTCGATCCGTCCGCGCTGGTCCAGGCGGTTCGCGCCGTGCACGGTGGCCAGGTGCTGCTCGCGCCCGAAGCGGCCGAGGCGATGTTGTCCGCGGGCGGCGCCCCGGACGTGCCCGCGCCGGTCCCGCTGACCGACCGGGAGCGCGAGGTGCTCGCACTCATCGCGGCCGGCCGGTCCAACAGGGAGATCGCGAGGAGCCTCGCCGTCGCGGAGAAGACGGTCAAGACCCACGTCTCCAACGTGCTGATGAAGCTGGGCGTGCAGGACCGCACCCAGGCCGCGCTGTACGCGGTACGGCACGGCCTGGGGTGA
- a CDS encoding protein kinase domain-containing protein, giving the protein MPETHPLQAGDPQTLGSYRLLGRLGKGAQGIVFKGEAPDGRLVAIKLLKTRLDKPGIDGERFLREVAAARRVAQFCTAQVLDANMDGEQPYIVSELVDGVSLQIVVQRDGPRAGGALYRLAVGTVTALAAIHRAGIVHRDFKPSNVLIGSDGPRVIDFGIARALDSGMTLSSGVVGTPAYMSPEQISAERVGPASDMFSWGLTMVFAATGRPAFGEDSLPAVIYRVINEEPDLSVLPDDLRPIVQACLSKRAEDRPTAADALFALLENQGESSRLDDEVALTTGSQFAAEQSTPPNPVPSPAPAPVPPAPPAPSWAGSEGPPPRPPRAGAAPPRVGWASPEGRAPGPDSATPPPATPDWRASTPQAGGAGPSGPHVVGPQRSGQQATDPQAGGPGVSGPQVAGPQGGGPGVSGPRAAGPQAGSSGVSGPQVAGPQRGGPGVSGPRAAGPQAGSSGVSGPQPAGPQASGPEGPGAGGAFSASGWAGQGGQPAAASGWVSPDGQVPAGGGAASGWASPSGDAYARPQAAQQPSGGQPHNPPPQAQQYLPPPYPMGAAPQAQSPGRVPAAGHLREPGQPGSAGPAGADGQAGDRGRDGAGRAGAAWPDNSRPSADNDAFFRHIPVEERPDEANARRRRATLVAGTLVVALTLAGGVLYFGPKMFAPTSGPGGDNVAQLTTSASPTVPTPTTATTQASSATPTPTPTVVTPTPTPTQDQPQEQTVPVVGEQDGESLKGHTKGVQTFSAVSVGGKTTWLVTGGQDGRVRLWDLATHKSLASMKGHRQEVYAVAGAMMGKTPVAVSGGYDGSVRLWNLKTRKGKILGWHGDAVYAVAVTKVKDKWVAVTGDADGYLRFWDLGKRKATGKSIRAHRKPVNWLSATHIGDRAIAVSASEDESLRMWDMSSRKSYGKAYKGHSKGVYAVTVGKVDDKTVVASGGKDGKIRIWDPKNGKTIGTMSGHKKIIYSLSFGTVGDRTVLLSGSTDGTIRLWDPDARKPLGKPVKAHKSGVYAVGIVRVDDRVALVSAGKDKLVRLWKAGDAATGS; this is encoded by the coding sequence GTGCCGGAGACGCACCCTTTACAGGCGGGTGATCCGCAGACCCTGGGCAGCTACCGGTTGCTCGGCCGCCTGGGCAAGGGGGCGCAGGGGATCGTCTTCAAGGGGGAGGCGCCCGACGGGCGGCTTGTGGCGATCAAGCTACTGAAAACCCGGCTCGACAAGCCGGGGATCGACGGCGAGCGCTTCTTGCGAGAGGTGGCCGCGGCGCGCCGGGTCGCCCAGTTCTGCACCGCCCAGGTGCTGGACGCCAACATGGACGGCGAGCAGCCGTACATCGTGAGCGAGCTGGTCGACGGCGTGTCACTGCAGATCGTGGTGCAGCGTGACGGGCCGCGTGCCGGTGGCGCGCTGTACCGGCTGGCCGTCGGCACGGTGACCGCGTTGGCCGCCATTCACCGGGCGGGCATCGTGCACCGGGACTTCAAGCCGAGCAACGTGCTGATCGGCAGCGACGGGCCGCGGGTGATCGACTTCGGTATCGCGCGGGCGTTGGACTCGGGGATGACGCTCAGCAGCGGGGTGGTGGGGACGCCGGCGTACATGTCGCCCGAGCAGATCTCCGCCGAACGAGTCGGGCCGGCCAGCGACATGTTCAGCTGGGGCCTGACCATGGTGTTCGCCGCTACGGGACGGCCCGCGTTCGGGGAGGACAGCCTGCCCGCGGTGATCTACCGGGTGATCAACGAGGAGCCGGATCTGTCGGTGTTGCCCGACGATCTGCGGCCGATCGTGCAGGCGTGCCTCAGCAAGCGGGCCGAGGATCGGCCGACGGCGGCCGACGCGCTGTTCGCGCTGCTGGAGAACCAGGGGGAGTCGTCCCGGCTCGACGACGAGGTGGCCCTCACCACCGGCTCCCAGTTCGCCGCCGAACAAAGCACCCCGCCCAACCCCGTCCCGTCGCCGGCGCCCGCTCCCGTTCCGCCGGCTCCTCCTGCGCCCTCCTGGGCCGGTTCAGAAGGACCTCCGCCCCGGCCGCCGCGCGCCGGGGCTGCGCCGCCCCGGGTCGGCTGGGCGAGCCCGGAAGGCCGGGCGCCCGGCCCGGACTCCGCCACCCCACCACCCGCCACCCCCGACTGGCGCGCTTCCACCCCACAGGCCGGTGGAGCAGGTCCTTCGGGCCCGCATGTCGTGGGGCCGCAACGTTCCGGTCAGCAGGCCACCGATCCACAGGCCGGTGGCCCCGGCGTGTCGGGCCCGCAGGTCGCCGGTCCGCAGGGCGGTGGCCCCGGCGTGTCGGGCCCGCGAGCCGCTGGTCCGCAGGCCGGAAGCTCGGGCGTGTCGGGCCCGCAGGTCGCCGGTCCGCAGCGCGGTGGCCCCGGCGTGTCCGGCCCGCGGGCCGCTGGTCCGCAGGCCGGGAGCTCGGGCGTGTCGGGCCCGCAGCCCGCGGGTCCGCAGGCTTCGGGACCGGAGGGTCCTGGGGCGGGTGGAGCGTTCTCGGCCTCGGGGTGGGCAGGTCAGGGAGGACAGCCGGCTGCCGCATCCGGGTGGGTGAGTCCCGATGGGCAGGTGCCCGCTGGCGGGGGTGCGGCCTCGGGGTGGGCCAGCCCTTCAGGGGACGCCTATGCGCGGCCACAGGCGGCGCAACAGCCTTCTGGTGGGCAGCCGCACAACCCACCGCCGCAGGCTCAGCAGTACCTGCCGCCGCCCTATCCGATGGGCGCCGCCCCGCAGGCGCAGTCGCCTGGGCGGGTCCCTGCGGCCGGTCACCTCAGAGAGCCCGGACAGCCGGGCTCGGCCGGGCCGGCGGGTGCCGATGGTCAGGCGGGTGACCGGGGCCGGGACGGAGCCGGCCGGGCCGGTGCGGCGTGGCCGGACAATTCGCGTCCCAGTGCGGACAACGACGCGTTCTTCAGGCACATCCCCGTGGAGGAGCGGCCCGATGAGGCCAACGCCAGGCGGAGGCGCGCCACCCTGGTGGCGGGCACCCTGGTCGTGGCACTCACCCTGGCCGGCGGCGTGCTCTACTTCGGCCCGAAGATGTTCGCGCCCACGTCCGGCCCCGGAGGGGACAACGTCGCCCAGCTGACCACGTCCGCCAGTCCGACGGTCCCCACCCCGACGACGGCGACGACCCAGGCGAGTTCGGCGACCCCGACCCCCACCCCCACAGTGGTGACGCCGACCCCCACGCCCACCCAGGACCAGCCCCAGGAGCAGACGGTCCCGGTGGTGGGCGAACAGGACGGGGAGTCGCTCAAGGGCCACACGAAGGGCGTCCAGACGTTCTCCGCCGTGTCCGTGGGCGGCAAGACGACCTGGCTGGTCACCGGCGGCCAGGACGGCCGGGTTCGCCTGTGGGACCTGGCCACGCACAAGTCCCTGGCTTCCATGAAGGGCCACAGGCAGGAGGTGTACGCCGTGGCCGGCGCGATGATGGGCAAGACCCCCGTCGCGGTCTCCGGCGGCTACGACGGCAGTGTCCGCCTGTGGAATCTCAAGACCCGCAAGGGCAAGATCCTCGGCTGGCACGGCGACGCCGTCTACGCCGTCGCGGTGACCAAGGTCAAGGACAAGTGGGTGGCGGTCACCGGCGACGCCGACGGCTACCTCAGGTTCTGGGACCTGGGCAAACGCAAGGCCACGGGCAAGAGCATCCGGGCCCACCGCAAGCCGGTGAACTGGCTCAGCGCCACCCACATCGGCGACCGCGCGATCGCGGTCTCGGCCAGCGAGGACGAGTCGTTGCGCATGTGGGACATGTCCAGCCGCAAGTCGTACGGGAAGGCGTACAAGGGCCACTCCAAGGGCGTGTACGCCGTCACCGTCGGCAAGGTCGACGACAAGACGGTCGTGGCGTCCGGTGGCAAAGACGGAAAAATCCGGATCTGGGACCCGAAGAACGGCAAGACCATCGGCACCATGTCCGGTCACAAGAAGATCATCTACTCGCTGTCCTTCGGCACCGTGGGCGATCGGACGGTCCTGCTGTCCGGCAGCACCGACGGCACGATCAGGCTCTGGGACCCGGACGCCCGCAAGCCACTGGGCAAGCCCGTGAAGGCCCACAAGAGCGGCGTGTACGCCGTCGGCATCGTCCGCGTCGACGACCGGGTCGCCCTCGTCTCGGCCGGCAAGGACAAACTGGTCCGCTTGTGGAAGGCCGGGGACGCGGCTACTGGCTCCTGA
- a CDS encoding ABC transporter ATP-binding protein gives MGGQVLRLQDVAVRRDGAALLRGIDWTVNADERWAVIGPNGAGKTTLLQVAATLLYPSEGVVEVLGERLGQADVFDLRPRIGLASAALAERIPPEEKVIDLVLTASYGIMGRWTEEYDSNDVTRAVELIDMMGAAHLIRRRFGTLSEGERKRVQIARALMPDPEMLLLDEPAAGLDLGGREDLVRRLSLLAGDFRSPTLVLVTHHVEEVPAGFTHGLLLRHGSVVAQGPLEHVMTSDTLSQTFGVPLTLDRSSEGRWYARAY, from the coding sequence ATGGGTGGTCAGGTGCTGCGGCTCCAGGACGTCGCCGTCAGGCGCGACGGAGCGGCCCTGCTGCGCGGCATCGACTGGACGGTCAACGCGGACGAGCGGTGGGCCGTCATCGGCCCCAACGGCGCTGGCAAAACCACGTTGCTGCAGGTCGCCGCCACGTTGCTCTATCCGAGCGAGGGCGTGGTCGAGGTGCTCGGGGAGCGGCTGGGGCAGGCGGACGTGTTCGATCTGCGGCCCCGCATCGGGCTGGCGAGCGCCGCGCTGGCCGAGCGCATCCCGCCGGAGGAGAAGGTCATCGACCTGGTGCTGACCGCCTCCTACGGGATCATGGGCCGCTGGACCGAGGAATACGACTCCAACGACGTGACCAGGGCCGTGGAGCTGATCGACATGATGGGCGCGGCCCATCTGATCAGGCGGCGCTTCGGCACGTTGTCCGAGGGCGAGCGCAAGCGGGTGCAGATCGCCCGCGCCCTCATGCCCGACCCCGAGATGCTTTTGCTCGACGAGCCCGCGGCCGGGCTTGACCTGGGCGGTCGCGAGGACCTGGTGCGCCGCCTGTCGTTGCTGGCCGGCGACTTCCGCTCGCCGACGCTGGTCCTGGTGACGCACCACGTGGAGGAGGTGCCCGCCGGGTTCACGCATGGGCTGCTGCTGCGGCACGGCTCCGTGGTGGCGCAGGGGCCGCTCGAGCATGTGATGACGTCTGACACCCTCTCCCAGACGTTCGGGGTGCCGCTGACGCTGGATCGCAGCTCGGAGGGCCGCTGGTACGCCCGCGCTTACTGA
- a CDS encoding SPFH domain-containing protein — MSVEQLIVALVVVAAVGFGMVRTIRIIPQATAAIVERLGRYHRTLTPGLNLVVPFIDRIKDMIDLREQVVSFPPQPVITSDNLVVSIDTVIYFQVTNPKKATYEIANFLVGVEQLTVTTLRNVVGGMDLERTLTSREDINTALRGVLDEATGKWGIRVNRVELKAIDPPASIQDSMEKQMRADRDKRAAVLTAEGQRQAAILQAEGEKQASVLRARGEAEAAVLRAQAEAEAQAMRAKGQADAIGMVFKAIHEGKPDQQLLAYQYLQTLPEIAKGEANKIWIVPSEMGKVLESLGGLFTPPKSPDT; from the coding sequence ATGTCCGTCGAGCAGCTCATCGTCGCCCTCGTCGTGGTCGCGGCGGTGGGCTTCGGAATGGTCCGCACCATCCGCATCATCCCGCAGGCCACGGCGGCCATCGTCGAGCGGCTCGGGCGCTACCACAGGACGCTGACTCCGGGGCTGAACTTGGTGGTGCCGTTCATCGACCGCATCAAGGACATGATCGACCTGCGGGAGCAGGTGGTGTCGTTCCCGCCCCAGCCGGTGATCACGTCCGACAACCTGGTGGTCTCCATCGACACCGTGATCTATTTCCAGGTCACCAACCCGAAGAAGGCCACCTACGAGATCGCGAACTTCCTCGTCGGCGTCGAGCAGCTCACGGTCACCACGCTGCGCAACGTGGTCGGCGGCATGGACCTGGAACGTACGCTGACCTCGCGCGAGGACATCAACACCGCGCTGCGCGGCGTGCTCGACGAGGCGACCGGCAAGTGGGGCATCCGCGTCAACCGCGTCGAGCTTAAGGCCATCGACCCGCCTGCCTCCATCCAGGACTCGATGGAGAAGCAGATGCGCGCCGATCGCGACAAGCGTGCCGCCGTGCTGACCGCGGAGGGGCAGCGCCAGGCGGCGATCCTGCAGGCCGAAGGCGAGAAGCAGGCGTCGGTGCTGCGGGCGCGCGGCGAGGCGGAGGCGGCCGTGCTACGGGCCCAGGCCGAGGCCGAGGCGCAGGCCATGCGCGCCAAGGGACAGGCGGATGCGATCGGGATGGTGTTCAAAGCCATCCATGAGGGGAAGCCCGACCAGCAACTGCTCGCTTACCAGTATCTGCAGACCCTGCCGGAGATCGCCAAAGGCGAGGCAAATAAGATCTGGATCGTCCCATCGGAGATGGGCAAGGTCCTAGAGAGCCTTGGCGGTCTGTTCACACCCCCCAAGAGCCCAGATACGTAA
- a CDS encoding sulfite exporter TauE/SafE family protein has protein sequence MTGWELVAVCAAGVVAGAINAVVGSGSLITFPTLVAIGIDPVTANVSNTIGLVPGSFSGAYGYRPELLGQRDRLLRLGAASATGALIGGILLLFLDPDIFEIIVVALIALACVLVVAQPWINRWLADRREHAHPHGGLELWLGVLAAGVYGGYFGAAQGVLLIGLLGSFLDDHLQRVNAAKNVLALIVNLVAATLFVLVAEVDWQAVAGVGLGAVAGGFLGARVGRRIPAPVLRGVIVCVGIAAIIVLVYG, from the coding sequence GTGACGGGGTGGGAACTGGTCGCGGTCTGCGCGGCCGGTGTAGTGGCGGGCGCCATCAACGCGGTCGTGGGGTCGGGCTCGCTGATCACGTTTCCGACGCTGGTGGCCATCGGAATCGATCCCGTCACGGCCAACGTCTCCAACACCATCGGCCTGGTGCCGGGCTCCTTCAGCGGCGCGTACGGCTACCGCCCCGAACTCCTCGGCCAGCGCGACCGTCTGCTGCGCCTGGGCGCGGCCTCGGCGACCGGAGCGTTGATCGGCGGGATCCTCCTGCTGTTCCTGGACCCCGACATCTTCGAGATCATCGTCGTCGCGCTGATCGCGCTGGCCTGCGTGCTGGTCGTGGCGCAGCCGTGGATCAACCGCTGGCTGGCCGATCGGCGCGAGCACGCGCACCCGCACGGGGGCCTGGAGTTGTGGCTGGGCGTGCTGGCCGCGGGCGTTTACGGCGGCTATTTCGGCGCGGCCCAAGGCGTCCTGCTGATCGGCCTGCTGGGCAGCTTCCTCGACGACCACCTCCAGCGGGTGAACGCCGCCAAGAACGTCCTCGCCCTGATCGTCAACCTGGTGGCCGCCACGTTGTTCGTGCTGGTCGCGGAGGTGGACTGGCAGGCCGTGGCCGGGGTGGGGCTGGGCGCGGTGGCGGGCGGGTTCCTGGGGGCCCGGGTGGGGCGGCGGATCCCGGCGCCCGTGTTGCGCGGAGTCATTGTGTGTGTGGGGATCGCGGCAATTATCGTACTGGTGTACGGATAG
- a CDS encoding NAD(P)H-binding protein has product MGKILVTGATGNVGRHVVSQLGEAGLEVRALVRDPERSRLPVETVRGDLTAAETLEPALRDVESVFLLWPGFTTGNAADMVTVIAKHARRVVFLSANVADEPETHYHEIERLIRHSGLGWTFLRPGGFAANTLGWAGQIRQGVVRWPFGQASRSLIHEKDIAAVAAHVLTSAGHNGAAYVLTGPEQLTQAEQVRLIGEVIGREVRWEEQPAEEARERLMAAWGDPAFVDGALTTWERFVTHPEQVTDTVRRLLGRPALTFRQWARDHAADFS; this is encoded by the coding sequence ATGGGCAAGATTCTGGTGACCGGCGCGACCGGCAATGTAGGCAGGCATGTGGTCTCCCAGTTGGGGGAGGCCGGGCTGGAGGTGCGTGCGCTCGTCAGGGACCCTGAGCGGTCGCGGCTGCCCGTCGAGACGGTCCGGGGCGACCTGACGGCGGCCGAGACGCTGGAGCCGGCGCTGCGGGACGTCGAGAGCGTGTTCCTGCTCTGGCCGGGCTTCACGACGGGCAACGCCGCTGACATGGTGACGGTGATCGCCAAGCACGCGCGGCGCGTGGTGTTCCTGTCGGCGAACGTGGCGGATGAACCCGAGACGCATTATCACGAGATCGAGCGGCTGATCCGCCATTCCGGGCTCGGCTGGACGTTCCTGCGGCCGGGCGGCTTCGCGGCCAACACGCTGGGGTGGGCCGGGCAGATCAGGCAGGGCGTCGTGCGGTGGCCGTTCGGACAGGCGTCACGGTCGCTCATCCACGAGAAGGACATCGCTGCCGTGGCGGCGCATGTGCTCACGTCGGCGGGTCACAACGGTGCCGCATACGTCCTCACCGGCCCCGAACAGCTGACCCAGGCCGAGCAGGTCCGCCTGATCGGCGAGGTGATCGGGCGCGAGGTGCGCTGGGAGGAGCAGCCGGCGGAGGAGGCCCGCGAGCGGCTCATGGCCGCCTGGGGCGACCCGGCGTTCGTGGACGGCGCCCTGACGACGTGGGAACGCTTCGTGACGCATCCGGAGCAGGTCACCGACACCGTGCGGCGGCTGCTCGGCAGGCCGGCGCTGACGTTCCGCCAGTGGGCGCGCGACCACGCCGCCGACTTCAGCTGA
- a CDS encoding Rieske 2Fe-2S domain-containing protein, with the protein MDRPIRVLAKAIRRRIRTGMLRDLLHGVPIGEPLHPPLASVSLGCWISTAVLDLAGADPRAARLLLATGVANAFPTAAAGLTDWSSLHREQQRVGFVHMLSNLTALSLFSASLIARLRGHERPGKILSFAGLGVGTLGAYLGGHMAYRQAAGANHAPQVSHLVPLGWHDLCPIKDLPDGRPVARRLGYIQLFVLRQGDGVTVMVDQCPHLAGPLHQGRLVMDNGEACVVCPWHGSTFRLGDGSVRHGPATAPAPTFETRIRRDGTIQVRPGLT; encoded by the coding sequence ATGGATCGGCCGATCAGGGTGCTCGCCAAGGCGATACGCCGGCGCATCCGCACAGGCATGCTACGCGACCTGCTCCACGGCGTGCCCATCGGCGAGCCCCTGCACCCGCCGTTGGCCTCGGTCAGCCTGGGCTGCTGGATCTCGACGGCCGTGCTCGACCTGGCCGGAGCCGACCCCCGGGCCGCGAGGCTGCTGCTGGCCACCGGCGTGGCCAATGCGTTCCCCACTGCCGCCGCCGGGCTGACCGACTGGTCCTCGCTCCACCGCGAGCAGCAGCGGGTCGGCTTCGTCCACATGTTGTCAAATTTGACCGCGCTCAGCCTGTTCTCCGCGTCGCTGATCGCCCGGCTGCGCGGCCATGAGCGCCCCGGGAAGATTCTCTCCTTCGCCGGTCTGGGCGTCGGCACGCTCGGCGCCTACCTGGGCGGCCACATGGCCTACCGGCAGGCGGCAGGGGCCAACCACGCCCCGCAGGTGTCGCACCTGGTGCCGCTGGGCTGGCACGATCTGTGCCCGATCAAGGACCTGCCGGACGGGCGGCCGGTGGCGCGGCGGCTCGGTTACATCCAGCTCTTCGTGTTGCGCCAGGGCGACGGCGTGACCGTGATGGTGGACCAATGCCCCCATCTGGCCGGCCCGCTGCACCAGGGCAGGCTCGTCATGGACAACGGCGAGGCGTGCGTGGTCTGCCCGTGGCACGGCAGCACGTTCCGGCTGGGGGACGGCTCGGTGCGGCACGGGCCCGCGACCGCGCCCGCGCCCACGTTCGAGACACGGATCAGGCGGGACGGCACCATCCAGGTCCGGCCGGGCTTGACCTGA
- a CDS encoding HD domain-containing protein, producing MSRVTIAPEEDRLNAQISFAIEIDKLKRIIRRNHLIDGSRRENTAEHSWYVGTLAMVLGEHAPPGTDLQRVVAMLLVHDLVEIDAGDTFIYDPVEVAAQAEAERAAADRIFGLLPADQAVWVRELWDEFEARKTPEARFAKALDRFAPILANHHTEGGTWPLFKVKASQVREKVRIIEEGSPSLGAYALELVELSVARGHLSE from the coding sequence GTGTCGCGCGTGACTATCGCGCCAGAAGAGGACCGCCTGAACGCCCAGATCTCCTTCGCCATCGAAATCGACAAGTTGAAGCGGATCATCCGCCGCAACCATCTCATCGACGGTTCGCGGCGGGAGAACACCGCAGAGCACTCCTGGTACGTGGGCACGCTGGCGATGGTCCTCGGCGAGCATGCCCCGCCGGGGACCGACCTCCAACGGGTGGTGGCCATGTTGCTGGTGCACGACCTGGTGGAGATCGACGCCGGCGACACGTTCATCTACGACCCGGTGGAGGTCGCCGCCCAGGCCGAGGCCGAGCGGGCCGCCGCCGACCGCATCTTCGGCCTGCTCCCCGCCGACCAGGCGGTGTGGGTGCGGGAGCTGTGGGACGAGTTCGAGGCCAGGAAGACGCCGGAGGCACGCTTCGCCAAGGCGCTCGACCGCTTCGCCCCGATCCTGGCCAATCACCACACCGAGGGCGGCACGTGGCCGCTGTTCAAAGTGAAGGCCTCGCAGGTCAGGGAGAAGGTGCGGATCATCGAGGAGGGCTCGCCCTCGCTCGGCGCGTACGCCCTGGAGCTGGTCGAACTCTCCGTGGCCAGGGGACACCTGTCCGAGTGA